The Osmia bicornis bicornis chromosome 16, iOsmBic2.1, whole genome shotgun sequence genome includes the window TGATAAGTTTTCAAGGGTAATTTAGGATGTAGCCAAGGAATTTAAGAGAATGCGAGTGAGAGAGTGAGAGAAAGTGAGAGAGAAAGGAATGAATGGAcaagataaattgaaaagtaaGTCAAACCACGGAAAATCGTTTGTTGTATGTATTAGTTCTGCtggaataaattaataataattagaaattacaGTGGTACTTAATATTTCTGTTTAATAAATTGTGAATCTCTTGAAaggtattatattttacaaccTTCTACCAATTTCAAAGCACATTCGTtataaatctttttattggTTGGTGGGTggatttaaataaatacaaatatttttaaaatataataaaagtattagATACAAATAACTGATGGTAATACGAACATGACATCATTCTATTTCTAACTATACATTGCAAATTGAACGCAGCATAAAATGTGTGcagatataaattttataaggaaaaaatgataattctTGCAGGAAATAAAACAATTCAAGTTTCTATATGGAAAGGAAATTAACCGGACGTGTCCTTGTTCTGTCTTTGCTGAATCATTTCCCTGATATTGTTTTCACTTTCTTTCAGGTTTTGTTGCAAgtaagttttattattttctaaagttTTCACTTTTTCGTCGGCGTTTTTCATTCGTTTATCAAGTTCAGCTTTAATGTTATCTATATCATCTAAAAGAAACATCCGGCCGACAGATTCATAGGTCTTCGTATCCTTTGGATACGAAGAAATCTCCTTCACAGTCAACTCAGCGCGTTGCTTAGTTCGTTTTAGTTTTTCAATCTGCAAATCTGCTAATTTCAGTTTCTGAGTAGTATCTATCATCTTCTCGTGTAACTGTGAGAAAGCTTTTCTCAATTCTTCGTCCGGTTCCCTGGCCATTATGTGCTCTGTAACAATTTTGGAGGTTAAAAAAggtgtaatttataataaatgttatGTTTCGCACTTTTACTTTATCttcaaatatataatatcgtgcagtttgaaaattctattaaatatacttaattgtttattatttaacattattgTTACCGTACTTGGAAATAAATTACAGTCAATGAAAGGAGTATCTGTATCCTTGATTCCAGCTGATGGCCTGATGGTTTATAGGGCTCCCAAGCGCTTGTAAATTTAATGCAGCttttaaaatatgtaatttgGACCTGTATAAATTAGTACCAGTAATTCATTATACAGTCTTTATCTTGCAACGATTctaatgtttaaaaat containing:
- the LOC114878000 gene encoding prefoldin subunit 1, producing the protein MAREPDEELRKAFSQLHEKMIDTTQKLKLADLQIEKLKRTKQRAELTVKEISSYPKDTKTYESVGRMFLLDDIDNIKAELDKRMKNADEKVKTLENNKTYLQQNLKESENNIREMIQQRQNKDTSG